A portion of the Bacteroides faecium genome contains these proteins:
- a CDS encoding amino acid kinase family protein: protein MKVCKFEKIKDEDDIKQVINCIRQEHPYVAVLPVLTQLQEWMQAISASWFHEEDEASHTTVNAIEEYCYSLTNHLITEPQLNQDMKIRIRECIKKIHALVEDKADLLIDKTIKAEIYGLSSDLFTYCLRQQGFRAQTLDTGKFMQTNLERKPDIPYIQESIRQYIDENRNIELFVAPLSICKNVYGETDFMSERRNDYYATVLATIFQADEIVLSTQINHIYANRNCRREQHSLTYTEAEQLINSGVYLLYADCITLAARSNMAIRLTDIHDLTTERLYISSHDTGDSVKAILSQDSATFVRFTSLNVLPGYLLMGKLLEVINKYQINVVSMASSNVSISMMLTASSDTLRIVQRELHKYAEMVIDENMSVIHIIGSLHWERTQVESHIMDTIKDIPVSLISYGGSDHCFTLSVHTTDKNKLINSLSRQFFGNQCAA from the coding sequence ATGAAAGTTTGCAAATTTGAAAAAATTAAAGATGAAGATGATATCAAGCAAGTTATCAACTGTATCCGGCAGGAACATCCTTATGTAGCCGTACTTCCTGTATTGACACAGTTGCAAGAATGGATGCAGGCTATCTCCGCCAGTTGGTTCCACGAAGAAGACGAAGCTTCTCATACCACTGTTAATGCTATTGAAGAATATTGTTATAGCCTGACCAATCATCTCATCACAGAACCGCAATTGAATCAGGATATGAAAATCCGTATCCGGGAGTGCATAAAGAAAATACATGCGTTGGTAGAGGACAAGGCTGATTTACTGATTGATAAAACAATAAAAGCTGAAATATACGGACTGTCCAGTGATTTATTCACTTACTGCTTGCGCCAACAGGGATTTCGTGCCCAAACGCTGGATACCGGTAAATTTATGCAAACCAATCTGGAAAGGAAACCGGATATCCCTTATATCCAGGAATCTATCCGTCAATATATCGACGAAAACCGGAATATCGAGCTTTTTGTCGCCCCGCTCTCTATCTGCAAGAATGTATATGGTGAAACGGACTTCATGAGCGAAAGGCGTAACGACTACTACGCAACAGTGCTCGCTACCATTTTTCAAGCGGACGAAATAGTCTTATCCACCCAAATCAACCATATCTATGCAAACCGGAACTGCCGGAGAGAGCAGCACTCACTGACCTATACGGAAGCCGAACAACTGATTAACAGCGGAGTTTACCTGCTCTACGCGGATTGCATCACCCTTGCGGCACGTTCCAACATGGCCATCCGCCTGACAGATATCCATGACCTGACAACCGAACGGCTCTATATCTCCTCTCACGACACAGGTGACAGTGTCAAAGCAATACTTTCGCAGGACTCAGCCACCTTTGTACGCTTTACGTCATTAAACGTATTGCCCGGCTATTTGCTAATGGGGAAATTACTGGAAGTCATCAACAAATATCAAATAAACGTCGTTTCAATGGCTTCATCCAACGTATCTATCTCCATGATGCTGACAGCCAGCAGTGATACCCTGCGAATAGTCCAAAGGGAACTGCATAAGTATGCTGAAATGGTCATAGACGAAAATATGTCCGTGATACACATCATCGGCTCACTTCACTGGGAACGCACGCAGGTAGAAAGCCATATCATGGACACTATCAAGGACATTCCCGTATCTCTCATTTCTTACGGGGGAAGCGACCACTGCTTCACGTTATCCGTGCACACCACAGATAAAAACAAGCTTATCAACTCACTGTCCAGACAATTCTTCGGCAACCAGTGCGCAGCCTGA
- a CDS encoding winged helix-turn-helix domain-containing protein, whose translation MDKRIVGTNAGKVWCALKEFGEISIPELARRLNLSVESTALAAGWLARENKICIQRKNGLIALSDESAFPFSFG comes from the coding sequence ATGGATAAAAGAATAGTAGGGACGAACGCCGGAAAGGTCTGGTGCGCCCTAAAGGAATTTGGTGAAATTTCAATACCAGAATTGGCGAGAAGATTAAACCTTAGCGTAGAGAGTACAGCATTAGCTGCCGGTTGGCTGGCAAGAGAGAACAAAATTTGTATTCAACGAAAAAATGGATTGATAGCTTTATCCGACGAAAGCGCCTTTCCTTTCAGTTTTGGATAG
- a CDS encoding AraC family transcriptional regulator → MQQKKTTKEEYQKCVNVVVEYINQHLGEDIDLKSLAKVSNFSPFYFHRIMKAFLGEPIGTFIVRTRTEAAARLLRYSDIPIADIAYRIGYSSPSSLSKVFRQFYGISPLEYRNNKNFVIMKPAIIRPELELKSEIKNVPARNVIYIRLSGDYKLNDYGGTWGRLWQFIKEQNLPMGDFSPLCIYHDDPKVTPAEKLRTDVCMVMPVQVAPKGDVGFKMLPAGRYAIFLYKGPYDNLQAVYDTIYGKYLPEMECTLRDEASAERYLNDPCKTTPEELLTEIYIPVE, encoded by the coding sequence ATGCAACAGAAGAAAACAACGAAAGAAGAGTATCAAAAGTGCGTAAATGTCGTAGTGGAATATATCAATCAGCATTTAGGAGAAGATATTGATTTAAAATCGCTGGCCAAGGTTTCTAATTTCTCTCCTTTTTACTTTCACCGGATAATGAAAGCATTTCTCGGTGAACCGATTGGTACGTTTATTGTCCGGACGCGGACAGAAGCTGCCGCACGCCTGCTCCGCTACTCGGATATCCCGATTGCCGATATTGCCTATCGCATCGGATATTCGTCTCCCTCTTCATTGTCGAAAGTATTCAGGCAGTTTTATGGGATTTCACCTTTAGAGTATCGAAACAATAAAAACTTTGTAATTATGAAACCAGCGATTATCAGACCGGAATTGGAACTGAAAAGTGAGATTAAGAATGTACCTGCAAGAAATGTGATTTATATCCGCCTGTCGGGCGACTACAAACTGAATGATTATGGCGGAACCTGGGGACGGTTGTGGCAGTTTATCAAAGAACAAAACCTGCCAATGGGGGATTTCAGCCCGCTTTGCATCTATCACGACGACCCCAAAGTGACACCTGCCGAGAAGTTGCGTACAGATGTATGTATGGTAATGCCTGTTCAGGTAGCGCCTAAAGGCGACGTAGGATTCAAGATGCTTCCTGCCGGACGTTATGCCATTTTCCTTTATAAAGGGCCGTACGACAACCTGCAAGCAGTGTATGACACTATTTACGGAAAATATCTGCCCGAAATGGAATGTACGTTGCGCGACGAAGCCAGTGCCGAACGTTATCTGAACGACCCGTGCAAAACGACTCCCGAAGAGTTGCTGACGGAGATTTATATTCCGGTGGAATAA
- a CDS encoding VOC family protein → MKKFIAFFEIPSVDFRRAVDFYETVLGVQLPVFECEEEKMACFTEEGETVGAIFYAPDYLPSEKGVIISFNCEDITLTLEKVLQKGGKVVMPKTKIEVEGRGWFALFTDSEGNRVGLYADR, encoded by the coding sequence ATGAAAAAGTTTATTGCATTTTTCGAGATTCCTTCTGTCGATTTTCGTCGGGCTGTCGATTTCTATGAAACGGTGCTGGGTGTGCAACTTCCCGTTTTTGAATGTGAAGAAGAAAAAATGGCGTGTTTCACCGAAGAAGGGGAGACGGTCGGAGCTATTTTCTACGCGCCGGATTATCTTCCTTCGGAGAAAGGAGTGATTATCTCTTTTAATTGTGAAGATATTACCCTGACATTAGAAAAGGTGCTTCAGAAAGGTGGAAAAGTCGTGATGCCCAAAACGAAAATAGAAGTAGAAGGCAGAGGCTGGTTTGCTCTGTTTACCGACAGTGAAGGAAATCGAGTGGGGCTATATGCCGACAGATAA
- a CDS encoding AraC family transcriptional regulator, whose amino-acid sequence MQSFQIITPVSVLAPYIRHYWILQDDAVDTVSERTLPIGCIQLVFHKGKRLFLQNESRLQPQSFVCGQSVGFSDVVSTGRIEMITVVFQPYAAKVLLHIPVNLFHGQNVPMDEVGDAGLSDLSKQVADTPDNTACIRLIEQFFLRRLYSFSEYNLKRMSAVFQEINNQPQIQISQLSEAACLSSKQFGRVFADYVGTTPKEFIRIVRMQRALFLLQQNPAVPFARLAYECGFSDQSHMIKEFKLFSGYTPAEYLSVCAPYSDYFSEL is encoded by the coding sequence ATGCAATCATTTCAAATTATCACTCCTGTTTCCGTACTGGCTCCTTATATCCGGCATTACTGGATATTGCAGGATGATGCGGTGGATACTGTTTCCGAGCGGACTCTGCCTATCGGTTGCATCCAGCTCGTGTTTCACAAAGGCAAACGGCTCTTTTTACAGAACGAATCGCGGTTGCAGCCGCAGTCGTTTGTTTGCGGGCAGTCGGTCGGCTTTTCCGATGTGGTGTCTACGGGAAGGATAGAGATGATAACAGTTGTCTTTCAGCCTTATGCGGCAAAGGTGCTGCTTCATATTCCCGTCAACTTGTTTCACGGCCAGAATGTACCTATGGATGAAGTGGGAGATGCCGGACTCTCGGACTTATCGAAACAAGTCGCTGATACTCCCGACAATACGGCTTGTATCCGTCTGATAGAACAATTCTTTCTCCGTCGTTTATATTCTTTTTCCGAATACAATTTGAAGAGAATGTCCGCTGTCTTTCAAGAAATCAATAATCAGCCGCAGATTCAAATCTCGCAGTTGTCGGAAGCGGCTTGCCTGAGCAGCAAACAGTTCGGTCGGGTTTTTGCCGATTACGTGGGGACGACTCCTAAAGAGTTTATCCGTATTGTACGTATGCAGCGTGCGCTGTTCCTGTTGCAACAGAATCCGGCAGTTCCTTTTGCCCGGCTTGCCTATGAGTGCGGATTCTCCGACCAGTCGCATATGATAAAGGAGTTCAAGCTCTTTTCAGGCTATACGCCTGCCGAGTATCTTTCCGTTTGTGCTCCCTATTCCGATTATTTCTCCGAACTTTAG
- a CDS encoding DUF6845 domain-containing protein, giving the protein MKKRILLLGALVGAFLLVSCSGGNKKQVASSATPEELDDASKVINYYHTSLIVLRHVANAKDINAVLGYMEQTGKVPEVAPIAPPEVSARDTAELMNPGVYFNDEVRQNLIQNYRGLFTSRAQFYANFDKFLAYRKDNKKVETTKLLEENYQLSIAMSEYKQVIFDILSPLTEQAEKELLADEPLKDQIMAMRKMSGTVQSIMNLYSRKHAMDGMRIDVKMAELKKELEAAKKLPAVTGYDEELKNYQSFLSSVESFMKDMQKARDKGAYSDADYNAMSDAYEYGLSVI; this is encoded by the coding sequence ATGAAGAAAAGAATCTTGTTGTTAGGGGCACTTGTCGGTGCTTTCTTGTTGGTTTCTTGTTCGGGAGGGAACAAGAAGCAGGTTGCGTCCTCAGCTACTCCTGAAGAGTTGGACGACGCCAGTAAAGTGATAAATTATTATCATACATCACTCATTGTTTTGAGGCATGTAGCTAATGCAAAAGATATAAATGCGGTATTGGGATATATGGAGCAGACGGGAAAAGTGCCCGAAGTAGCTCCGATTGCGCCGCCGGAAGTCTCGGCCAGGGATACTGCGGAACTGATGAATCCAGGTGTCTACTTCAATGATGAAGTTCGTCAAAATCTGATACAGAATTATAGGGGATTATTTACTTCGAGAGCACAGTTCTACGCTAATTTTGATAAATTCCTGGCTTACCGCAAGGATAACAAAAAGGTGGAAACCACTAAGCTTTTGGAAGAGAACTATCAGTTGAGCATAGCGATGTCCGAATACAAACAAGTGATTTTCGATATATTAAGCCCTCTGACGGAACAGGCGGAAAAAGAACTTCTCGCCGACGAGCCGTTGAAAGACCAGATAATGGCTATGCGTAAAATGTCGGGCACCGTACAAAGTATAATGAACCTCTACTCCCGTAAACACGCAATGGACGGCATGCGGATTGACGTGAAAATGGCAGAATTGAAAAAGGAACTGGAAGCCGCAAAGAAACTTCCTGCCGTTACCGGTTATGACGAAGAATTGAAAAACTATCAGAGTTTTCTCTCTTCCGTAGAATCCTTTATGAAGGATATGCAGAAAGCCAGGGACAAAGGCGCTTACTCGGACGCAGATTACAATGCAATGTCCGATGCCTACGAATACGGCCTTTCCGTTATCTAA
- a CDS encoding DUF1848 domain-containing protein, with translation MIISASRRTDIPAFYSSWFFNRIKEGYVLVPNPFNPKMISKVSLAPAVVDCVVFWTKNPAPMIDKLDKLQDYKYYFQFTLNPYGEKLENNLPSIAKRIETFKRLSDKIGKEKVIWRYDPILTNTEFNVAFHKEAFAQIADGLKDHTEKCMLGFIDHYQHIRNAVGQFNINPLTKEEIEEMAVSFKKTIDAYPTVQLDTCTTKVDLRHLNIPSGLCIDKELIERIIGCPILAKKDKNQRSICNCIESIDIGTYESCLNGCIYCYAIKGNYNTAEYNMKKHDKNSPLLIGYLSENDVVKEREMKSMKNSQYSLF, from the coding sequence ATGATAATCAGTGCCAGCCGCCGGACGGATATTCCGGCATTTTATTCATCCTGGTTTTTCAACCGGATTAAAGAGGGATATGTATTAGTGCCTAATCCTTTCAATCCAAAGATGATTAGCAAGGTCAGCCTCGCCCCTGCCGTAGTAGATTGTGTCGTGTTCTGGACGAAGAATCCGGCTCCGATGATTGACAAACTGGATAAATTGCAGGATTACAAATACTACTTCCAGTTCACCCTCAACCCTTACGGTGAAAAGTTGGAAAACAACTTGCCCTCTATCGCCAAACGAATAGAAACCTTCAAACGGCTCTCCGACAAGATTGGAAAAGAGAAAGTCATCTGGCGTTACGACCCGATATTAACGAATACAGAATTTAATGTAGCTTTCCATAAAGAAGCATTTGCACAAATAGCCGACGGGCTTAAAGACCATACGGAAAAATGTATGCTGGGATTCATCGACCATTATCAGCATATCCGCAATGCGGTAGGACAATTCAACATCAATCCTTTGACAAAAGAAGAGATTGAAGAAATGGCTGTTTCTTTCAAGAAAACAATAGATGCATATCCGACCGTCCAATTAGATACCTGCACCACTAAAGTGGATTTGAGACATCTGAATATCCCCAGTGGCCTGTGTATCGACAAAGAACTGATAGAAAGAATTATCGGCTGCCCGATTCTTGCCAAGAAAGATAAGAATCAACGGAGTATCTGCAACTGCATCGAAAGCATCGACATCGGTACGTATGAAAGTTGCCTCAACGGGTGCATCTATTGTTATGCAATCAAAGGCAATTACAACACCGCAGAATATAATATGAAGAAGCATGATAAAAACTCTCCGCTTCTTATCGGGTATTTATCTGAAAACGACGTGGTGAAAGAACGGGAAATGAAAAGTATGAAGAATAGCCAGTACTCACTATTTTAA
- the hdhA gene encoding 7alpha-hydroxysteroid dehydrogenase: MNRFENKVVIITGAAGGIGEATTRRIVSEGGKVVIADHSKEKAEQLAAELTQSGADVRPIYFSATELQSCKELIDFAMKEYGQVDILINNVGGTDPKRDLGIEKLDINYFDEVFHLNLCCTMYLSQQVIPIMVAHGGGNIVNVASISGMTADANGTLYGASKAGVINLTKYIATQLGKKNIRCNAVAPGLILTPAALDNLNEDVRNIFLGQCATPYLGEPEDVAATIAFLASNDARYITGQTIVVDGGLTTHNPTVELS; encoded by the coding sequence ATGAATAGATTCGAAAATAAGGTAGTCATCATCACCGGTGCTGCCGGCGGCATTGGCGAGGCAACCACACGCCGTATTGTTTCTGAAGGCGGCAAAGTAGTCATTGCCGACCACTCCAAAGAAAAAGCAGAGCAACTTGCTGCCGAACTCACTCAATCGGGGGCTGACGTACGTCCCATTTATTTCTCCGCTACCGAACTGCAAAGCTGTAAAGAGCTGATTGATTTTGCAATGAAAGAATACGGGCAAGTGGACATACTGATTAACAACGTAGGCGGAACCGACCCGAAACGTGACCTGGGTATCGAGAAACTGGATATTAATTACTTCGACGAAGTATTCCACCTGAACCTTTGCTGCACTATGTATCTCTCCCAACAAGTGATTCCTATTATGGTGGCGCACGGCGGGGGAAATATCGTAAACGTAGCATCTATCAGCGGAATGACCGCCGACGCCAACGGGACTTTATACGGAGCCAGCAAAGCGGGTGTCATCAACCTGACTAAATATATCGCCACCCAACTGGGCAAGAAGAATATACGTTGCAACGCCGTAGCACCCGGACTGATACTGACTCCCGCCGCCCTGGATAATCTGAATGAGGATGTCCGCAACATCTTTTTGGGACAATGTGCCACGCCTTATCTGGGTGAACCGGAAGATGTGGCAGCTACCATTGCCTTTCTCGCCTCGAACGACGCCCGGTATATCACCGGACAGACAATCGTCGTAGACGGCGGATTGACTACTCATAACCCAACCGTGGAATTATCATAA
- a CDS encoding TetR/AcrR family transcriptional regulator produces the protein MEKEITKNRQATELTLIKAVDDIIEESGFEGLGINAIAAKAKVSKMLIYRYFNSLDGLIAAYIQQNDYWINFNEELPDKEHLSEFIKQIFKRQIARLRESYTLKRLYRWELSTDNKFVKELRDKREEKGLWLIEAVSRLSKHPQKETAAVASIITAAISYLALLEENCQAYNGLKIQQETGWEQLEEGINLLVDLWLQKTTLTK, from the coding sequence ATGGAAAAAGAGATTACCAAAAACAGGCAGGCAACGGAACTTACCTTGATTAAAGCCGTCGATGACATCATCGAGGAAAGTGGCTTCGAAGGATTAGGCATCAATGCAATAGCAGCCAAGGCTAAAGTTTCCAAAATGCTTATCTACCGTTATTTTAACTCACTAGACGGGTTGATAGCAGCCTATATCCAACAAAATGACTATTGGATTAACTTCAATGAAGAATTGCCGGATAAAGAACATTTATCTGAATTTATCAAGCAAATATTCAAAAGACAAATCGCCCGGCTGCGGGAAAGTTATACACTGAAACGGTTATATCGCTGGGAGCTCTCAACAGACAACAAATTCGTGAAAGAGCTGCGCGACAAGCGGGAAGAGAAAGGACTCTGGCTGATAGAAGCCGTCAGCAGGCTTTCAAAGCATCCGCAAAAGGAAACTGCCGCCGTAGCTTCCATTATCACAGCGGCTATCAGCTATCTGGCGCTGCTCGAAGAAAACTGCCAGGCATATAACGGACTCAAGATACAACAGGAAACCGGTTGGGAACAACTGGAAGAGGGGATTAATTTACTAGTAGACCTTTGGTTACAAAAAACAACTTTAACGAAATGA